A stretch of the Epinephelus fuscoguttatus linkage group LG2, E.fuscoguttatus.final_Chr_v1 genome encodes the following:
- the nod2 gene encoding nucleotide-binding oligomerization domain-containing protein 2, producing MFVQELVLKQRTEILHALCSSGSAEHLEQVLDILLSQGELIWEDYQNVQVPGRALYTNARQLLDLVRAKGVDTCELFLAALKQILPEAQRAGLSFSGCCLNLEEKKEYQSTSTQTLLTQRPSLVNKLQGCIDGALNALVTSEYFTSADCDEVRLPIHTPSQQARRLLDHVRSKGESAAEVVLQYIQQTQESGSPANQETWTPPKEVLKYQKKLSSSVSAQSCFLSTYGGTSHMSLDDIYTEGQLELGHNSVDIHGSLGLEDVVGSVGTVNEEADTVLVSGEAGVGKSTLLQRLHLLWARGAAFQDFLLLFPFSCRRLNSEDKEMSVQELLFQHCCWPDREQEEIFQFILDHPHLILFTFDGLDELKQSFSDEHRLCCPTQRAPVHTLLFNLIQGSLMKGVRKVVTSRPEAVGPVLKKHLRKEVLLKGFSPNGIDCFVKKHHKDSTVAAKVLESLQTNTALLGLCHSPVLCWIVSQCHKELLGCGEGSPQTITDVYLMILQHFFQHHSSLKSTIGLGWLQEHLKTVLHLGQLAFEGLRTSCYMFSDTDLETCDVTEKDICMGFLIQSKEMSSTHSKHYEFLHLTMQCFFAALYIVLSNNTERAAIPKLFELQNMKETGLSSTCLMACLPSTNQQEQASDGEATAAETPNLQITATFVSGLLSQHHRSLWRHCCSSAVMEKRVRQVARCLSKGMQKHFKSIPQAVEGEKKSMHAMPGFVWLIKCIYEMQESRIAKDAMSKLEVDHLKLTYCNIGPVECTALAYVLQHLKNPVGLQLDNNSVGDVGVEQLLPCMHICNSLHLRNNNITDEGIRKLLAKGIQCHNFQKIALFNNKLTDACTQHFSHLLKTKQDFLALRLGNNNITEEGAKQLAQGLKLNHSLQYLGLWGNRIGDAGAEAIASALENSKTLIWLSLVGNGVGSAGACALANIIKNSTSLEELWLTQNQITRTGVECLIQALEHNTHVKSVWLRNNDLSLEEVEEMAQRESRLIF from the exons ATGTTTGTCCAGGAGCTTGTGCTGAAACAACGGACAGAGATACTGCATGCACTGTGCAGCAGCGGGTCAGCTGAGCATTTGGAACAGGTTCTGGACATACTGCTGTCCCAGGGGGAGCTCATATGGGAGGACTATCAGAACGTACAGGTACCTGGCAGGGCACTGTATACCAATGCCAGGCAGTTGCTCGACTTGGTGCGTGCAAAGGGTGTGGATACCTGTGAGCTCTTCCTTGCTGCTCTGAAACAGATTCTGCCTGAAGCGCAGAGAGCTGGCCTCTCTTTTTCAGGTTGCTGTTtaaatttagaggaaaaaaaagaataccaGAGCACATCTACTCAGACTCTTCTGACTCAACGACCCAGCCTGGTCAACAAACTACAAGGCTGCATTGATGGTGCTTTAAATGCTCTTGTCACATCGGAATACTTCACCTCAGCAGACTGCGATGAAGTACGGCTTCCTATACACACCCCCTCTCAGCAG GCAAGGCGTTTGCTCGACCATGTCAGATCAAAAGGAGAATCAGCAGCGGAGGTTGTACTGCAGTACATTCAACAAACACAGGAATCTGGATCTCCAGCGAACCAGGAGACATGGACTCCTCCCAAAG AGGTCTTAAAGTATCAGAAGAAGCTCAGCAGCTCGGTGTCTGCTCAGTCCTGCTTTCTCAGTACTTATGGAGGGACCAGCCACATGTCTCTGGATGACATCTACACTGAAGGCCAGCTGGAACTCGGTCATAACAGTGTTGATATCCATGGATCTTTGGGCCTGGAGGATGTAGTTGGTTCAGTGGGTACAGTGAACGAGGAGGCTGACACGGTGCTGGTGTCTGGGGAAGCGGGTGTTGGGAAGAGCACCTTGCTCCAGAGGCTGCACTTGCTTTGGGCTCGGGGGGCAGCCTTCCAGGACTTTCTCCTTTTGTTTCCATTCAGCTGTCGCAGGTTGAACTCAGAGGACAAGGAAATGTCTGTCCAGGAACTGCTGTTtcagcactgctgctggccaGACCGGGAGCAGGAGGAGATTTTCCAGTTCATCCTGGACCACCCACATCTTATTCTCTTCACTTTCGATGGCCTGGATGAGCTCAAGCAGAGCTTTTCAGATGAGCACAGGCTCTGCTGCCCAACCCAACGTGCACCTGTTCACACACTACTGTTCAACTTAATCCAGGGCTCGCTAATGAAGGGAGTGCGGAAAGTGGTAACCAGTCGCCCAGAGGCAGTGGGCCCTGTGTTGAAGAAACATCTTCGCAAAGAAGTCCTCCTGAAAGGCTTTTCCCCAAATGGGATTGACTGTTTTGTGAAGAAGCATCACAAGGACTCCACTGTGGCAGCTAAGGTTCTGGAGTCCCTACAGACAAACACAGCATTACTTGGACTTTGTCATAGTCCAGTCCTCTGCTGGATTGTCTCACAGTGCCACAAGGAGCTGCTAGGCTGTGGAGAGGGCAGCCCACAAACAATCACAGATGTTTACCTTATGATCTTACAGCACTTTTTCCAGCACCACAGCTCGCTGAAAAGCACCATAGGGTTAGGTTGGCTTCAGGAGCATCTAAAAACAGTCTTGCATCTCGGGCAGCTTGCCTTTGAGGGGTTACGGACCAGCTGTTACATGTTCTCAGACACAGACCTGGAGACATGTGATGTAACTGAGAAGGATATCTGCATGGGCTTTCTCATacaaagcaaagaaatgtcCTCCACCCACAGTAAACACTATGAATTCCTCCACCTGACTATGCAATGTTTTTTTGCTGCTCTGTATATTGTTTTGTCAAATAACACTGAGCGCGCAGCTATCCCTAAACTctttgagctgcaaaacatgAAGGAGACAGGTCTGAGCAGCACATGCTTAATGGCCTGCTTGCCTTCTACTAATCAACAAGAGCAGGCTTCAGACGGAGAAGCTACAGCAGCTGAAACACCAAATCTGCAAATCACAGCCACTTTTGTATCTGGACTACTATCCCAGCATCATCGAAGTCTGTGGCGCCACTGCTGCTCCAGTGCTGTGATGGAGAAGAGGGTCAGACAGGTGGCGAGATGCCTGTCCAAAGGTATGCAGAAACACTTTAAGTCCATCCCTCAAGCCGTAGAGGGGGAGAAGAAGAGCATGCATGCAATGCCTGGTTTTGTCTGGCTTATTAAATGCATCTATGAGATGCAGGAGAGCAGGATTGCTAAAGATGCCATGAGTAAGCTGGAAGTGGACCACCTGAAACTGACCTACTGTAACATTGGTCCTGTGGAGTGCACTGCATTAGCCTATGTGCTCCAGCATTTAAAGAATCCAGTAGGCCTCCAGCTGGACAACAACTCTGTGGGTGATGTTGGAGTGGAGCAGCTTCTTCCCTGCATGCACATTTGTAATTCCCTGCA cctCAGAAATAATAACATCACAGATGAGGGGATCCGCAAACTGCTTGCTAAAGGTATCCAGTGTCACAACTTCCAGAAAATTGC GCTCTTCAACAACAAGCTAACTGATGCCTGCACTCAACACTTTTCTCATCTTCTGAAGACCAAGCAGGATTTCCTTGCTCTGAG ACTAGGCAACAACAATATAACAGAAGAAGGAGCAAAGCAGCTGGCTCAGGGACTGAAACTCAACCACTCACTGCAGTATTTAGG ACTTTGGGGCAACAGGATAGGTGATGCAGGAGCAGAGGCCATTGCCAGTGCCCTAGAGAACAGCAAAACTCTGATTTGGCTTAG CCTGGTTGGCAACGGTGTGGGGAGTGCAGGAGCGTGTGCCCTCGCCAACATTATCAAGAACAGTACATCACTGGAGGAGCTTTG GTTGACACAGAACCAGATAACCAGAACAGGGGTGGAATGTCTGATTCAAGCCCTAGAGCATAATACGCATGTGAAATCAGTATG GTTGAGAAACAATGACCTCAGTTTGGAGGAGGTAGAGGAGATGGCACAACGTGAATCAAGACTAATCTTCTGA